The Phlebotomus papatasi isolate M1 chromosome 3, Ppap_2.1, whole genome shotgun sequence genomic sequence TATCTGAGTTGACTGTTGAACCATCGgcaattgagatttttcctcAAAGTGATGTTTTGTGACATAAGGATGCACAATCAGGAGAAAGTTAGAGATAAATTGAGACAAGTGAAGCACATTTTGGATCTCAGCAACGAAGAAAAGTTACTCTTCTGCAAATCTTTCGATACGATCATGACTGATTGCGATGGTAAGTACTTTAAAAGAGGATGAACTTGTGGATAAAATTGAAGGAGACTTGTGAATTTCCAGGAGTGCTGTGGAGTGCCTTACGAGAAATTCCTGGAATTGGGGCATCTATAAATGCCCTAGAAGCATCCGGAAAGAGAGTGATTTATGTTTCCAACAATAGCACACGTCCAGCTAAAGAATATGAAGCAAAGATCTTGAAAATGGGAGCAAAATTCCGTTATGAAAATCTCGTTCATCCTATGCTCTCAATCATCTACTACCTCAAAAAGGTAAACTTCCAGGGGCTTATCTATGTAATCGGAACGACTCATACGAAGAAACTTATTAGAGAAGCTGGCTTCAAGGTGCTCGATGGGCCAAATGGGGAAGTTGAGGAAGACTATATGAAGCTCTTCCGGACAGTTCATGATTGTGAGCCTGTTAAACTCGTCATCTTTGACAACGATCTTAATTTCAACTATGCTAAATTCATGAGAGCTGATCTCTATctacaaaatcctgaatgtaaACTCATTATTGGAGCTAATGACTTTCGACTACCACTTACGCAAGATTTGGACTTGCCAGGCCCTGGTCCTTTTGTGGATGCCCTGATGGCATCGCTGCCTCCGGGAAAGAAGCCAATTGTTCTGGGGAAACCAGGAGAAGCTCTAGGAGAAGTACTGAAGGaacaatttgaaattaaagatCCCAAAAGGGTTCTTTTTGTCGGGGATATGATCACCACAGACATTAAGTTTTCTTGCAATGTCGGATTTCAGTCTCTCTTGGTACTTTCCGGTGGTACTTCGAGGGATAAAATGCTGGCCAGTGAAGATAACAGTGCTATTCCTGACTTTTATGCTGATTCACTGGCTGATTTATCAACAATAATTTGTAGTTGTAATCGGCAATAGACGATAGTAATAAAAGATAAGACGTTCTCTCACTTCTATTTAGAAGTTTtattcttttaaccctttaacgacgagacactttttacggactgaaaatcaacaataaaaattgaactgagaaacataatcaatgataagtcttacatctaaccttggaaagtccaatatagtctgattcggtgtattttgcgcttgtatgaacgatagggacaaaaatagcctaaaaatttaagtaatttttctgacaataccaatgaataatatttttcgctttaatgaaaaatattacgtatgagtattagagtttttattgctaaaagggttttgcttaaaaaatattagaagtataaaaaataaataaaatcaattatttatttatttgttttaaatcaaatcaatcaaatcaaaaattatgaatttgagaatttaaaaattcgccatttttgagcttaaatatttactacatatcaaatagctagagactttcaaaaaatattgtagattccttcaaccttctactttacaattatatacggacataagaaaaaaataactttgggtagtcaggaaaaattattttctttatgggacgccggtgttccaatcgtccttaaagggttaagatttaGGCTGAGACATAGTCaccgttaaaattaaaaatcaattagccGAGACATATACGAGATGTACGAGATAGATAGATTCGTCTAGAGGGCATTGTTGAATCTCTATTACACTTAATGCCTATTACCTTATAATCCTTTTAATGCAAGTGTCCTTTTTCGAAAATTAGTCTTTCGACTATGGTGCCACTAGCGTTTGTCTTACGAAGTTCAAaggttctagaaagttgtagccgTTGTAGCGCTTTGCGAAAGCTTTCATTCGCGCTCTTATAGGAtgaattaagctaattcaaaacctgctttaaatggaaatttttcgctactccaaatggaaacatcactgttttcatgataaatacagtactaaattattttatttatgtattttctatacttgagttttattatttagttaattttgcttcaaataaagcaaaaatccattcatattcacaaatcttaatttgttaatttctcagaaaaattaaaagtgtaccttttcaccattgaatttttcatcgatcgaccatgttttccaatgaaaaacacaatgaggtgactgttgcttattcgttttgtttaatatttatgtcatatttctggctaattttagttaaattgagTGCTAATCTCTATTGTTTACAGTACGTGAAGttatcaaatgaaataattacctatttcgtgaacaaaaagggtatTTCTGAAGTATcttcaaatgcttcaataggaaaccccggaaatatgatttttttggagagattttcttattgttttagatgagaaaataCCAGGATTAAGAACAAAtcttgcactcaggagcaactcaacaaggttttggcagcctttcgtcgcggtttcagttacactgtttgtttccaattagaaagattcccttgtctccatttggattaatatgtttccaatagaagttttttacgctcgcgtatttttcttgtatttaagaagttttcaaatcatatttaaagaattgtcactaaacagtaacattctagaagagtcaaggagcaaatttatgtaattctcttcagaaaaaatatgaacttaatgtgttgaatcttctgtcaaagttaaagcgtctgaaaatgattttaaattagaacatttaccctacgTCAAATTCGATTAAAGGTTATTAAAAATgggaaaaacacatttttggtAGAAgaacaaaatttctattttgttaatcgaagttaatagaaaatagttataTTGACTATAGTTAGATAATaggatttttgctttgaaaaatatgagaaaaattgaaatattcaacgGCTCCCACATTCAAaagcaggccactttcccctacataaaataatcaacaaaataatCCATTAAAGCGTTAAATACATATGGAAAATTCtaatactaaaaaatatttgacttgtttaaaaaattatacagaTAAGGTCCAATTAATAGCTTTATCATAGAGCTGTCTAA encodes the following:
- the LOC129806986 gene encoding uncharacterized protein LOC129806986; its protein translation is MFCDIRMHNQEKVRDKLRQVKHILDLSNEEKLLFCKSFDTIMTDCDGVLWSALREIPGIGASINALEASGKRVIYVSNNSTRPAKEYEAKILKMGAKFRYENLVHPMLSIIYYLKKVNFQGLIYVIGTTHTKKLIREAGFKVLDGPNGEVEEDYMKLFRTVHDCEPVKLVIFDNDLNFNYAKFMRADLYLQNPECKLIIGANDFRLPLTQDLDLPGPGPFVDALMASLPPGKKPIVLGKPGEALGEVLKEQFEIKDPKRVLFVGDMITTDIKFSCNVGFQSLLVLSGGTSRDKMLASEDNSAIPDFYADSLADLSTIICSCNRQ